The following proteins are co-located in the Gammaproteobacteria bacterium genome:
- a CDS encoding multicopper oxidase family protein: protein MRSSSRSFRSPRSRAPARAAAYRNGLSGALVALAALVAGCGGAEPEEPAPPPAPTQSALEVEQPEGWADELAMSTPEDLNPDPNVLEIELEAKITELEILPGKRTPVWTYNGSLPGPLIRAKVGDKIIVHFKNSLPEPTSIHWHGMRLPNNMDGVPGLTQDPIEPGGEFRYEFTARDAGTFWYHPHINSAPQVGWGLYGSLVVEDPSDPEVFGDELVLVLSDMALDENGQFLPEDTGGEFGDLFGREGNILLVNGKVLPRLKVRAGKQQRWRVINAARARYYTLRLPNHTFVKLGGDSGLAERSAEVNRVVLVPGERTDMVFTPSDPPGTVSILQWIPTERGFGSTFNRPREKMLEIETVDLPPVKPEPIPSFLREIEPIDVTNAKELTIELTIDTVSTAHAKEVVMGINGVPYWDSEPLEAHIGETQIWNVVNGTAFAHPFHLHGYFFQVLDDTRIPEWKDTVDVPANSSLRLAVRFDERPGMWMYHCHILDHADSGMMGHLWVAAEGEEHPPHVQLIH, encoded by the coding sequence ATGCGCAGCTCGTCCCGTTCTTTCCGTTCGCCGCGAAGTCGTGCCCCGGCCCGCGCAGCGGCGTATCGCAACGGTCTCTCGGGCGCTCTGGTCGCCCTCGCGGCGCTCGTCGCCGGCTGCGGCGGCGCGGAGCCCGAGGAGCCCGCGCCCCCTCCGGCGCCGACCCAGAGCGCGCTCGAGGTCGAGCAACCCGAGGGGTGGGCCGACGAGCTCGCGATGAGCACACCCGAGGATCTGAACCCCGATCCCAACGTCCTCGAGATCGAGCTCGAGGCGAAGATCACCGAGCTGGAGATCCTTCCGGGCAAGCGCACGCCGGTCTGGACCTACAACGGCAGCTTGCCGGGGCCGCTTATCCGCGCGAAGGTCGGCGACAAGATCATCGTCCACTTCAAGAACTCGCTGCCGGAGCCGACGAGCATCCACTGGCACGGCATGCGGCTCCCGAACAACATGGACGGCGTCCCCGGCCTCACTCAGGATCCGATCGAGCCGGGCGGTGAGTTCCGCTACGAGTTCACCGCCCGCGACGCGGGCACGTTCTGGTACCACCCGCACATCAACTCCGCGCCGCAGGTCGGCTGGGGGCTCTACGGCTCGCTGGTCGTCGAGGACCCGTCCGATCCGGAAGTCTTCGGCGACGAGCTCGTGCTCGTGCTGTCCGACATGGCGCTCGACGAGAACGGGCAGTTCTTGCCGGAGGACACGGGCGGCGAGTTCGGCGACCTTTTCGGGCGCGAGGGCAACATCCTGCTCGTGAACGGCAAGGTGCTTCCGCGCCTCAAGGTGCGCGCCGGAAAGCAGCAGCGCTGGCGCGTGATCAACGCCGCACGGGCCCGCTACTACACGCTCCGCCTCCCGAACCACACGTTCGTCAAGCTCGGGGGCGACAGCGGTCTCGCCGAGCGATCGGCCGAGGTCAACCGGGTCGTGCTCGTCCCGGGCGAGCGCACCGACATGGTGTTCACACCGTCCGATCCGCCCGGCACCGTCAGCATCCTGCAATGGATTCCCACCGAGCGCGGCTTCGGCAGCACGTTCAACCGGCCCCGCGAGAAAATGCTCGAGATCGAGACGGTGGATCTGCCGCCCGTCAAACCCGAGCCCATTCCGTCGTTTCTGCGCGAGATCGAGCCGATCGATGTGACGAACGCGAAGGAGCTCACGATCGAGCTCACGATCGACACCGTCAGCACGGCGCACGCGAAGGAAGTCGTCATGGGCATCAACGGCGTGCCGTACTGGGACAGCGAGCCGCTCGAGGCGCATATCGGCGAGACGCAGATCTGGAACGTCGTCAACGGCACGGCGTTCGCCCATCCGTTCCATCTGCACGGCTACTTCTTCCAGGTGCTCGACGACACGCGCATTCCCGAATGGAAGGACACGGTCGACGTGCCGGCGAACTCGAGCCTGAGGCTCGCCGTCCGCTTCGACGAGCGTCCCGGCATGTGGATGTACCACTGCCACATTCTCGACCATGCGGACTCGGGCATGATGGGGCACCTTTGGGTCGCCGCCGAAGGGGAAGAGCACCCGCCGCACGTCCAGCTGATACACTGA
- a CDS encoding Rrf2 family transcriptional regulator, producing the protein MQLTRFTDYTLRVLISVGLNDRRGGAKGVTIGEISAQYGISRNHLMKVVQHLGRAGYLETSRGKGGGLRLAVPAAEIGLGDVVRDVEGGFHVVPCFDPSQPEACVIAPACMLRNVLGGALGAFLEVLDRYTLEDLLRPGERLHALLGGQRPSGVRKRRPRATPTAA; encoded by the coding sequence ATGCAGCTGACAAGGTTCACCGATTACACATTGCGGGTGCTGATCTCCGTCGGCCTGAACGATAGGCGGGGCGGCGCAAAGGGCGTCACGATCGGCGAGATCTCGGCGCAGTACGGGATCTCGCGCAACCACCTGATGAAGGTCGTGCAGCACCTCGGGCGTGCCGGCTACCTCGAGACGTCGCGCGGCAAGGGCGGCGGGCTGCGGCTCGCGGTTCCGGCTGCGGAGATCGGCCTCGGCGACGTCGTGCGCGACGTCGAGGGCGGGTTCCACGTCGTGCCCTGCTTCGATCCGTCGCAGCCGGAAGCCTGCGTGATCGCGCCCGCTTGCATGCTGAGGAACGTCCTCGGCGGCGCGCTCGGGGCGTTTCTCGAGGTGCTCGACCGGTACACGCTCGAGGATTTGCTCCGGCCGGGCGAGCGGCTGCACGCGTTGCTCGGGGGGCAGCGTCCGAGCGGGGTGCGGAAGCGGCGCCCGCGGGCCACGCCGACCGCGGCCTGA